The proteins below are encoded in one region of Fibrella aestuarina BUZ 2:
- the sufC gene encoding Fe-S cluster assembly ATPase SufC, producing MLSISDLQASIGDKQILKGINLEVKPGEVHAIMGPNGSGKSTLASVLAGREDYEVTAGSVDFDGQDLLELSAEERAAEGIFLAFQYPIEIPGVSTTNFLKTAMNEIRKYRGQDPLDAVQFLKLMKEKMKLVNIDQSLLSRSLNEGFSGGEKKRNEIFQMAMLEPKLAILDETDSGLDIDALRIVAEGVNKLRSPERSAIVVTHYQRLLDYIVPDFVHVLYKGRIVKSGPKELAYELEEKGYDWIKAEVEAAA from the coding sequence ATGTTATCCATCAGTGATTTACAGGCCTCGATCGGGGACAAGCAGATATTAAAAGGCATCAACCTGGAGGTGAAGCCGGGTGAGGTTCACGCCATTATGGGGCCAAACGGGTCGGGGAAGAGTACGCTGGCATCCGTGCTGGCGGGCCGCGAAGACTACGAAGTGACCGCCGGGAGCGTTGACTTTGATGGCCAAGACCTCCTCGAATTGTCGGCTGAAGAGCGGGCGGCCGAGGGGATTTTCTTGGCGTTTCAGTATCCCATCGAAATCCCTGGCGTCAGCACGACCAACTTCCTGAAGACGGCAATGAACGAAATCCGCAAGTACCGGGGGCAGGACCCGCTGGACGCGGTGCAGTTCCTGAAGCTGATGAAAGAGAAGATGAAGCTCGTCAACATCGATCAGTCGCTGCTCAGCCGGTCGCTGAACGAAGGCTTCTCGGGTGGTGAAAAGAAACGCAACGAGATCTTCCAGATGGCCATGCTCGAACCGAAACTGGCAATTCTGGACGAAACCGACTCGGGCCTCGACATCGACGCCCTGCGGATCGTAGCCGAAGGGGTCAACAAACTCCGCTCACCCGAACGCTCCGCCATCGTCGTGACCCACTATCAGCGCCTGCTCGACTACATCGTTCCTGATTTCGTTCACGTCCTCTACAAAGGCCGCATCGTGAAGTCAGGCCCGAAAGAACTGGCCTACGAACTGGAAGAAAAAGGGTACGACTGGATCAAAGCCGAAGTCGAAGCAGCGGCGTAG
- the sufD gene encoding Fe-S cluster assembly protein SufD, whose product MNSQQYTSFKDQLVAAFREGEERMNGASKSAFHQIRRSALQTFETLGFPTIRHEEWKYSNVKAMVGQAYAFDNGTALTADELGTLQIPNLEGNILYFVNGHYRADLSQIVSPATHLQIRSFAEALQTDAETIGLHFSRYADFQDSAFTALNTAFAYDGVFIRVPDNKVVEEPVILRFITDVRTQNVAAQPRNLIVIGRNADVKIAESYRTIGDKAAFTNIVTEVVVAADARVEHYRVQNDSQQTNHICRTQVSQADNSHYYNATITLNGGFVRNDLNIVLNGEHCEAFMYGLYMPNGTQHIDNHTLVDHAMPNSYSNELYKGILNDKGTGVFNGKIYVRPDAQKTNAYQSCKNVVLSPEASMNTKPQLEIYADDVKCSHGTTTGKLNEEALFYLQSRGIPKEAARTLLLYAFAEEVVRNIKIKPIREYLEGVVAEKLAL is encoded by the coding sequence ATGAATTCACAACAATATACTTCGTTCAAAGACCAACTCGTTGCGGCGTTTCGCGAGGGGGAGGAGCGCATGAACGGTGCGAGCAAATCGGCGTTTCATCAGATCCGGCGGTCGGCGTTGCAGACTTTTGAAACCCTGGGCTTCCCGACGATCCGGCACGAAGAGTGGAAATACTCGAACGTGAAAGCGATGGTTGGACAGGCCTACGCCTTTGATAACGGCACCGCGCTGACGGCCGACGAGCTGGGTACGTTGCAGATTCCTAACCTGGAAGGCAACATTCTCTACTTCGTGAATGGCCATTACCGGGCCGACCTCTCGCAGATCGTGAGCCCGGCTACACACCTGCAAATCCGCAGCTTTGCCGAGGCGCTTCAAACCGACGCCGAGACCATTGGGCTGCATTTCAGCCGCTACGCTGATTTTCAGGATAGTGCCTTTACGGCCCTGAACACGGCCTTTGCTTACGACGGGGTGTTTATCCGAGTGCCCGACAACAAGGTGGTCGAGGAGCCGGTCATTCTGCGCTTCATCACCGACGTGCGGACGCAGAACGTGGCGGCTCAGCCCCGCAACCTGATCGTGATTGGGCGTAACGCCGACGTGAAAATTGCCGAGTCGTACCGCACAATCGGCGATAAGGCTGCCTTTACGAATATCGTGACGGAAGTGGTGGTGGCAGCCGACGCCCGCGTGGAGCATTACCGGGTGCAGAACGATTCTCAGCAGACCAACCACATCTGCCGCACGCAGGTCAGTCAGGCCGATAACAGCCATTATTACAACGCGACGATCACCCTCAATGGTGGGTTTGTGCGCAACGACCTGAACATCGTATTGAACGGTGAACACTGCGAGGCCTTTATGTATGGGCTGTACATGCCCAACGGCACGCAGCACATCGACAACCATACGCTGGTGGATCACGCCATGCCGAATTCGTACAGCAACGAACTCTACAAAGGCATTCTGAACGATAAAGGCACGGGGGTATTCAACGGAAAAATCTACGTGCGGCCCGACGCCCAAAAGACCAACGCCTACCAGTCGTGCAAAAACGTGGTGCTCTCGCCCGAAGCGAGCATGAACACCAAACCGCAGCTGGAGATCTACGCCGACGACGTGAAGTGTTCGCACGGAACGACAACCGGCAAACTCAACGAAGAGGCGCTGTTCTACCTGCAATCGCGGGGTATTCCGAAAGAGGCGGCGCGTACGCTGCTATTGTACGCCTTTGCCGAAGAGGTTGTGCGTAACATCAAAATCAAGCCGATCCGCGAGTATCTGGAAGGCGTGGTCGCTGAAAAACTAGCTTTATAA